Proteins encoded within one genomic window of Procambarus clarkii isolate CNS0578487 chromosome 31, FALCON_Pclarkii_2.0, whole genome shotgun sequence:
- the LOC123758655 gene encoding uro-adherence factor A, which yields MAVCQAAASGLLQINLLISRATQLSASYSARICLGHYNCASRRCSSCSFNTQHIPQPKHQLVIISKFSTSRKIQFSVFFKFIRTMDSNHSSEIEDAIEETDAVLNEIQKRQRDSIDSSGESPPSKKPQQEESLSESLNLKHLQDDRISIGGVNYESVSAGLLKNNDRHRECGSSELDHKLFENTVQKDEENTFKQSLSHESTVDSGSFVSPHKDFSDKDVDGSYQEKPIKGPSKTFGSNMSLSMSVSQDSLDQDASLTESIDQDISLAESGNISSGVFETECESLTTSEVFPDGNLGKSGESSKVTDSNKPISEITESVPPAKKSKHKQSKEEKKKKKGKKRTKKLGGTAVCEDGENVNLRPNYFLGIQITNPDIHKAIVKVQEDMLAFDESLTRSFVDAATSHLTLLVAYIDTEESLQVAQSAMDECASRLMGDLTTNPLKLTFSGVSHFSNHVVFANIVEDEQYQRLMEVAESARTVFSEKGVCMPDTRVLHPHLTIAKLSKAPKIRGKRTPRKIDPSGYKQHLELNFGYQIVSGLQLLAMNKPKDEKRYYYSSKDITFNVKYEESTDHSHCCFPRRPLLQKQNVKQERSLSTSSESLPDSSPDWLLPTIGVMTALAVIVTFGLFVVRFQNKP from the exons ATGGCCGTGTGCCAGGCAGCTGCTTCAGGATTGCTACAAATAAATCTTCTCATTTCACGAG CTACACAGCTGTCGGCAAGTTACTCTGCTAGAATATGTCTTGGCCATTACAATTGTGCATCAAGAAGGTGCTCATCATGCTCATTCAACACTCAACACATTCCACAGCCTAAACACCAACTTGTAATTATATCCAAGTTTTCTACATCAAGAAAAATACAATTTTCAGTGTTCTTTAAGTTTATAAGGACAATGGATAGTAATCACAGTTCAGAAATTGAAGATGCTATTGAAGAGACTGACGCTGTTTTAAATGAAATACAGAAGAGACAGCGAGACTCCATAGATAGTAGTGGTGAGAGCCCTCCGTCCAAGAAGCCTCAGCAAGAGGAATCTCTCTCCGAGTCATTGAATTTAAAGCATCTCCAGGATGACAGAATAAGCATAGGTGGCGTTAATTATGAATCTGTCAGTGCAGGTTTATTGAAAAATAATGACAGGCATAGAGAGTGTGGGTCTTCAGAACTTGACCATAAATTGTTTGAGAATACTGTACAAAAAGATGAAGAAAATACTTTTAAACAGAGCTTGTCACATGAGAGTACAGTTGATTCCGGCTCCTTTGTCAGTCCACATAAGGATTTCAGTGATAAGGATGTTGATGGTAGTTATCAAGAAAAACCAATCAAGGGTCCTTCCAAGACATTCGGCTCAAATATGTCCCTGAGCATGAGTGTGTCACAAGACAGTCTCGACCAGGATGCGTCTTTGACAGAAAGTATTGACCAGGATATTTCCTTAGCAGAAAGTGGGAATATTTCATCTGGGGTCTTTGAAACCGAGTGTGAATCACTTACCACCAGTGAGGTCTTTCCAGATGGTAACCTTGGTAAATCTGGAGAAAGCTCAAAAGTTACCGACTCAAACAAACCCATTAGCGAAATCACAGAATCTGTTCCTCCTGCTAAAAAAAGCAAACATAAACAGTCAAAAgaggaaaaaaagaaaaagaaaggcAAAAAACGAACTAAAAAACTTGGAGGGACTGCAGTGTGTGAGGATGGTGAGAATGTGAACCTGAGGCCCAACTATTTCCTGGGGATCCAAATAACTAATCCTGAT ATTCACAAGGCCATTGTCAAGGTTCAGGAAGATATGTTGGCATTCGATGAATCTCTGACCAGATCATTTGTGGATGCTGCCACCTCTCACCTCACTCTTCTCGTGGCCTACATAGACACTGAGGAGTCACTTCAAGT AGCCCAGTCAGCAATGGACGAATGCGCCAGCAGGCTGATGGGTGACTTAACCACTAATCCGCTCAAGTTGACATTCTCTGGAGTGAGCCATTTTTCAAACCAC GTTGTTTTTGCAAATATAGTTGAAGATGAGCAGTACCAGCGGTTGATGGAGGTAGCGGAAAGTGCTCGGACCGTGTTCTCAGAGAAGGGCGTGTGCATGCCAGACACTCGGGTTCTTCACCCCCATCTCACTATAGCAAAATTATCCAAGGCACCAAAAATAAGAGGCAAG CGTACCCCTCGAAAGATTGATCCTTCAGGATACAAACAACATTTAGAGCTTAACTTTGGGTACCAGATAGTATCTGGTCTACAACTACTGGCTATGAACAAACCCAAGGATGAGAAACGATACTATTACAGTTCTAAGGACATAACATTCA ATGTGAAGTACGAAGAAAGCACAGATCACTCACACTGTTGCTTCCCTAGGAGACCTCTGCTACAAAAACAAAATGTCAAACAAGAGCGTTCTTTATCAACCAGTTCAGAGTCATTACCAGATTCCTCCCCGGACTGGTTGCTGCCTACAATTGGAGTAATGACAGCGCTGGCTGTGATTGTGACGTTTGGTCTCTTTGTAGTCAGATTTCAGAACAAACCTTGA